The stretch of DNA CCGGGCCTTCCGACAGGCGGTCGCCGGCGCGCACGCGGTCTCCCTCGTGCACGCGGAGGTGCTTGCCGGACGGCACTTCGTACTGCTTCGGCTCGGCCGACTCGATCTCCGCCCAGCCGTTCCGCGGATCGGCCGGGTAGACGCGGATCTCGCGCTTGCCGCGCTTGATGTCGCCGAAGCGCACGACGCCGTCGATCTCGGTGATCGTCGCCGGGTCCTTCGGGCGACGGGCCTCGAACAGCTCGGCCACGCGCGGCAGGCCACCGGTGATGTCGCGCGTCTTGTAGGCCTCGCGGTTCACCTTGGCGATGATCGTGCCGGCGCTGATCTCCTGCTCGTCGCGCACCTCCAGCTTCGCGCCCACCGGCACCACGAAGTCGCGGACACGCTGGCCGCGCGCATCGATGATCTCGATGTGCGGGTGCAGCTTCTTGTCGCGGTCCTCGATGACGCGGCGTTCGCGCATGCCGGTGAGCTCGTCGAGCTCGTCGGACATCGACTCGTCCTCGACCAGGTCCACGAAGCGGACCTTGCCCGACACGTCCACGATGATCGGGTTCGAGTACGGGTCCCAGCTGAAGATCGTGTCGTCCTTCTTCACGACCTGGCCCTCGGCGACCATCAGCTCGGCGCCGAGCGGCACCAGCAGCCGGGCCCCGACGCCATAGCTGGCATCGGCGGAGCCCTTGATGGTGAGCTCGCCCTCGTATGACGTGACGATGCTCTTGCCGTCCTTGTCGGTCACGAAGGTGAGGCGGTCGCCGAACTCGACGACACCCGGCACCTTCGTCTTCTTCACCGTCTGCTCGGCGATACGGGCGGCGGCCCCACCGATGTGGAAGGTGCGCAGCGTGAGCTGCGTGCCCGGCTCACCGATGGACTGCGCGGCGATGATGCCCACCGCCTCGCCCGGGTCCACGACCGCCATGGTGGCCAGGTTGCGGCCGTAGCACATGCGGCAGAGGCCCCGCTTGCTCTCACACGTCAGGACCGAGCGGATCTTCACCTTCTCGATGCTCGACTCCTCGATCACCTTCGCGAGGTCCTCGTCGATCATCATGCCCGCCTCGACCAGCAGCTTCGGGCGGCCGCTCTCATCGCGCTCGAACGGATCGAACACGTCCTCGCCGGCGAAGCTGCCGACGATGCGCTCGCTGAGCGACTCGATCACGTCCTCGCCTTCCTTCAGCGCCTCGGCGTCGATGCCCAGCAGCGTGCCGCAATCCTCCTCGGCGATCGTCACGTCCTGGGCGACGTCGCAGAGGCGGCGCGTCAGGTAGCCGGCGTCGGCCGTCTTGAGCGCGGTGTCGGCGAGGCCCTTCCGGGCGCCGTGCGTCGAGATGAAGTACTCGTGCACCGACAGCCCTTCACGGAAGTTCGACTTGATGGGGCTCTCGATGATCTCGCCGAGTCCACCGGTGAGCTTCTTCTGCGGCTTCGCCATCAGGCCGCGCATGCCGGCGAGCTGGCGGATCTGGTCGCGTGACCCACGGGCGCCCGAGTCGAACATCATGAACACCGGGTTGAACCCGCCCTGGGAGGCGCGCATGGCATCGACCATCGCGTTGGCGATGTCGGTGTTCGCGTGCGTCCAGGTGTCGATCACCTTGTTGTAGCGCTCGCCGTTCGTGATGTTGCCCGTCTGGTAGGCGCGCTGGAACCGGTCCACGCGCTCGCCCGCCTCCTTCAGGAGCTCGTCCTTCTCGCGCGGGATGTGCAGGTCCTCGATGCCGATGGACACGCCGGAGCGGGTCGCATTGGTGAACCCGAACTCCTTGAGGCGGTCGAGGAACGTGACCGTCTCGGCGAGGCCGGCGCGGCGGTAGCTCTCGAACACGAGCTCACCGAGCACCTTCTTCTTCATGTCCTTGTTCTGGAAGCCGAGGGCCGCCGGGACGATGGCATTGAACAGCACACGGCCGGCGGTGGTGGTCACCCACGCGCCGTCGTGCAGGTAGCGG from Gemmatimonadaceae bacterium encodes:
- the rpoC gene encoding DNA-directed RNA polymerase subunit beta' → HQCGLPKAMALELFKPFIIHKLVDKGIAETVKRAKKIVERESPEVYEILEEIIRDHPVLLNRAPTLHRLGIQAFEPVLVEGKAIRIHPLVCAAFNADFDGDQMAVHVPLSFEAQIEARVLMLSSNNILKPADGRPVAEPSQDIVLGCYVATKAPADFDQTARDPKKYNALRHFSTHADVETGLALGSIVRKDVIRYLHDGAWVTTTAGRVLFNAIVPAALGFQNKDMKKKVLGELVFESYRRAGLAETVTFLDRLKEFGFTNATRSGVSIGIEDLHIPREKDELLKEAGERVDRFQRAYQTGNITNGERYNKVIDTWTHANTDIANAMVDAMRASQGGFNPVFMMFDSGARGSRDQIRQLAGMRGLMAKPQKKLTGGLGEIIESPIKSNFREGLSVHEYFISTHGARKGLADTALKTADAGYLTRRLCDVAQDVTIAEEDCGTLLGIDAEALKEGEDVIESLSERIVGSFAGEDVFDPFERDESGRPKLLVEAGMMIDEDLAKVIEESSIEKVKIRSVLTCESKRGLCRMCYGRNLATMAVVDPGEAVGIIAAQSIGEPGTQLTLRTFHIGGAAARIAEQTVKKTKVPGVVEFGDRLTFVTDKDGKSIVTSYEGELTIKGSADASYGVGARLLVPLGAELMVAEGQVVKKDDTIFSWDPYSNPIIVDVSGKVRFVDLVEDESMSDELDELTGMRERRVIEDRDKKLHPHIEIIDARGQRVRDFVVPVGAKLEVRDEQEISAGTIIAKVNREAYKTRDITGGLPRVAELFEARRPKDPATITEIDGVVRFGDIKRGKREIRVYPADPRNGWAEIESAEPKQYEVPSGKHLRVHEGDRVRAGDRLSEGPVTPPDILAIKGPRAVQEYLLNEVQEVYRLQGVKINDKHIGVIVRQMLQKVRITESGDTEFLEAEHVERAIWLAENAAIEAAGKVPSQAEPLLLGITKASLTTQSFISAASFQETTRVLTDAAIRGSQDDLLGLKENIIIGHLIPAGTGMYRYNDVEIDGMEPPPLPETPFDASASFLESPALTPLSMPPVAAGLQDEL